In one Cloacibacillus porcorum genomic region, the following are encoded:
- a CDS encoding FadR/GntR family transcriptional regulator, which yields MKTVEENVNPLEFPILHMMRDAGSPLGAGAIGEVLESQGISISEAGIGRALRSFRQRGLLERRGFQGHVITDTGIERLADLEAAKRYGETLKKLMEKGLTQNYNVVDILTARRALEREAAYLAALKATPEDIAELENIVKAQYSGMEKNENYADHSAAFHKTIMKMARSSILSNLYDLIGLSVQWQDFFIGTFKMYNQPVNVSHEKVLQAIKDRDPERASMLMGKHLTDVVDNAKKLYLE from the coding sequence ATGAAGACAGTAGAAGAGAATGTCAATCCTTTGGAATTCCCTATCCTGCATATGATGCGTGATGCCGGGTCGCCGTTGGGGGCGGGCGCGATCGGCGAGGTTTTGGAGAGTCAGGGCATCTCGATAAGCGAAGCCGGCATTGGCAGGGCGCTCCGCTCTTTTCGCCAAAGGGGGCTGCTTGAACGCCGTGGATTCCAGGGGCATGTCATAACTGATACGGGCATTGAAAGACTCGCGGATCTTGAAGCGGCTAAAAGGTACGGAGAGACGCTGAAAAAGTTGATGGAAAAGGGCCTCACGCAAAACTATAACGTCGTCGATATCCTGACGGCGAGACGCGCCCTCGAACGTGAGGCGGCCTATCTGGCGGCGCTCAAGGCTACGCCGGAGGATATCGCCGAGCTGGAAAATATAGTTAAGGCCCAGTACAGCGGGATGGAGAAAAACGAGAATTACGCGGACCATTCCGCGGCCTTCCACAAGACGATCATGAAGATGGCCCGCAGCTCGATACTCAGCAACCTTTATGACCTGATAGGCCTCTCGGTCCAGTGGCAGGACTTTTTTATCGGGACATTCAAAATGTATAACCAGCCCGTCAACGTATCACATGAGAAGGTCCTGCAGGCGATAAAGGACCGCGATCCCGAGAGGGCTTCGATGCTGATGGGAAAACACCTCACCGACGTCGTTGATAACGCCAAAAAGCTTTATCTGGAGTGA
- a CDS encoding thiamine pyrophosphate-binding protein, with the protein MKMSGAQIILEMLRLHEVKHVFGLPGETTLGFYREWLKCSDIEHILTHDERAAAYMAEAYAKVSGRVGISEAPSPGGSHPVPGVLESFTGAVPTICFTSDVPYNNDKRNMLSGFDQNRLYSAITKESILITKAKDIPFLIRRAFRVALSGRPGAVHIRVPMDVYTEEAEVDDLYADPCMAKWPAYRPVADFSQIDRAVKLLAAAKRPVIVCGQGALISDAGDEVRALAEELNIPVGCTMTGKGTISETHPLSIRLIGARGGTSYSNKFLETADLVFFIGSNTDSAGTDAWKLPKQSGGLKVIYLNIDGVDAGNNYRTDVVLLGDAKATVGMMVEKIRAEGIKSNAENGCEAAPAMKALDESLREFVKSTQLPIHPVRFMKELEALLPAKSHIVVEPSVGSIFSAAYIKQREQGRLFLSNYSNGALGYALPAAIGAAVAHPDHTIIALGGDGSFHFNCGELETYARLGVNVKMIVCNNNVFGWIKGETAHVYRSDFFATDFGVVDYAGVARAFGVKAYKLDDPAKITETLKEAIEYQGPVLIELRVPDESQLVPPVPRWIPNAVEKDIPYCY; encoded by the coding sequence ATGAAGATGTCAGGTGCGCAGATTATATTGGAGATGCTGCGGCTGCATGAGGTAAAGCATGTATTTGGCCTGCCCGGAGAGACGACTTTGGGTTTTTACCGGGAATGGCTGAAATGTTCGGATATAGAACATATCCTGACCCATGACGAGCGCGCGGCCGCCTATATGGCCGAGGCATACGCCAAGGTCAGCGGCAGGGTCGGTATCAGCGAGGCTCCGAGCCCCGGCGGCTCTCATCCCGTGCCAGGTGTCCTTGAATCTTTTACGGGTGCCGTTCCGACGATCTGTTTTACTTCGGATGTGCCGTACAACAACGATAAGAGAAATATGCTCTCTGGCTTCGATCAGAACCGCCTCTACAGCGCGATCACGAAGGAGAGCATCCTGATAACGAAGGCTAAAGATATCCCCTTCCTCATCCGCAGGGCCTTCCGCGTCGCCCTCTCCGGACGTCCCGGAGCCGTGCATATCAGGGTGCCGATGGATGTATATACGGAGGAGGCCGAAGTTGACGACCTCTATGCCGATCCCTGCATGGCCAAATGGCCGGCCTATCGCCCCGTGGCCGATTTTTCGCAGATCGACAGGGCGGTGAAGCTGCTGGCCGCCGCGAAGCGTCCGGTCATCGTCTGCGGACAGGGGGCGCTGATCTCGGACGCGGGCGACGAGGTCCGGGCCCTTGCGGAGGAGCTCAATATCCCCGTCGGCTGCACGATGACGGGCAAGGGGACGATTTCCGAGACGCATCCTCTTTCTATACGCCTCATCGGCGCCAGGGGCGGCACGAGCTATTCCAACAAATTTCTTGAGACGGCGGATCTTGTCTTTTTCATCGGTTCGAACACGGACTCCGCCGGCACCGATGCCTGGAAGCTTCCGAAGCAGAGCGGTGGTCTGAAGGTGATATATTTGAACATCGACGGCGTGGACGCGGGGAATAATTACCGCACCGACGTCGTCCTTCTCGGCGATGCCAAGGCCACTGTGGGTATGATGGTTGAGAAGATAAGGGCCGAGGGAATTAAGTCCAACGCGGAAAACGGCTGTGAGGCCGCGCCGGCGATGAAGGCGCTCGACGAGTCCCTCCGCGAATTTGTAAAATCGACGCAGTTGCCGATACATCCGGTCCGTTTTATGAAGGAGCTTGAGGCTCTGCTTCCTGCAAAAAGCCATATCGTTGTGGAGCCAAGCGTCGGCAGCATCTTCTCCGCGGCCTATATAAAGCAGAGGGAGCAGGGGCGTCTTTTCCTCTCGAATTATTCCAATGGTGCGCTCGGATACGCCCTTCCCGCGGCTATCGGCGCGGCGGTGGCGCATCCGGACCATACGATCATCGCGCTGGGCGGAGACGGCAGCTTCCATTTCAACTGCGGGGAGCTTGAGACATACGCCCGCCTCGGAGTCAACGTAAAGATGATAGTCTGCAACAACAACGTCTTTGGCTGGATAAAGGGTGAGACCGCCCATGTCTACCGTTCCGACTTCTTCGCCACGGACTTTGGCGTGGTGGATTACGCGGGTGTGGCAAGGGCCTTCGGGGTAAAGGCGTATAAGCTTGACGATCCCGCGAAGATAACGGAGACACTGAAAGAGGCGATAGAGTATCAGGGCCCCGTGCTTATCGAACTGAGGGTCCCGGACGAGAGCCAGCTGGTACCGCCGGTTCCCCGTTGGATACCCAACGCCGTAGAAAAAGATATCCCCTATTGCTATTAA
- a CDS encoding TAXI family TRAP transporter solute-binding subunit, with protein sequence MKKSNQVIFGVLVSVMTVFFACAAGFAAPQDLKIGSNKVGSTWYVQAACIADAVKKAYPGMEIDAAPIAGGIGNLKLLGKGQMNIALTMGNNNLWAWNGQVLFDKPIRNIRTLVGGLDQFYVGIAVRRGSGIKSLEDIVKNKQKIRLMTVQRGTTGEASAAHVLEAVGMTYDDIKKWGGAVDHTDFEAITNAIKDGRCDVFIQALSKGHPTFTELAVLGKIDLITISKDSLKKLEKYGYTQSLLPKDSFKGQTADLILPGYRSTLTVTDKMDDETAYKITKAVVEGKDALVKGHKAFAEFEPSKGGSPENLGGVPLHPGAAKYYKEKGYIK encoded by the coding sequence ATGAAAAAGAGTAATCAGGTAATTTTCGGAGTTCTTGTATCTGTAATGACGGTGTTTTTCGCCTGCGCGGCGGGCTTCGCGGCCCCGCAGGATCTTAAGATCGGCTCCAATAAGGTCGGCAGCACCTGGTATGTTCAGGCGGCATGTATCGCGGACGCGGTGAAGAAGGCCTATCCCGGTATGGAGATAGACGCCGCCCCCATCGCCGGCGGCATCGGCAACCTCAAGCTGCTGGGAAAGGGCCAGATGAACATTGCCCTCACGATGGGCAATAACAATCTCTGGGCCTGGAACGGACAGGTCCTCTTCGACAAGCCGATACGGAATATCCGTACTCTGGTGGGCGGCCTCGACCAGTTTTATGTTGGCATCGCGGTCCGCAGGGGAAGCGGCATAAAATCGCTGGAGGATATCGTCAAGAACAAGCAGAAGATCCGTCTCATGACGGTCCAGCGCGGGACGACCGGCGAAGCCTCCGCGGCCCATGTGCTTGAGGCGGTAGGGATGACCTACGATGATATAAAGAAATGGGGCGGCGCCGTCGACCACACCGACTTCGAAGCCATCACAAACGCTATAAAGGACGGCCGCTGCGACGTCTTTATCCAGGCCCTCTCCAAGGGACACCCCACCTTCACGGAGCTTGCGGTGCTTGGCAAGATAGATCTGATCACGATCTCCAAAGATTCCCTGAAAAAGCTTGAAAAGTACGGCTATACGCAGTCGCTGCTTCCGAAGGACAGCTTTAAGGGGCAGACCGCGGACCTTATCCTTCCCGGCTACCGTTCGACGCTCACCGTCACAGATAAGATGGACGACGAAACGGCCTACAAGATCACCAAAGCGGTCGTGGAGGGCAAGGATGCGCTTGTTAAGGGACACAAGGCCTTCGCGGAATTCGAGCCTTCAAAGGGCGGCAGCCCGGAGAACCTCGGCGGCGTTCCCCTCCACCCAGGCGCGGCCAAGTATTATAAGGAAAAGGGATATATAAAATAG
- a CDS encoding TRAP transporter permease, producing MEKIRKHLAFWVSLCWLAGQIYIAFVPVQGMVIKPLHVGFALLLVFLLKPFIKEKPLLSAFVDAVCFLTTFAFMAHIVLNSVRIVERIPFVDDLFYFDKFFALALVILLMEAGRRYLGWSMTIIAVIFMLYSFFGRSLPGILSHQGVDLISFVENQVMTTGGIFSSPIAASADTIFYFMIFGAFLAATPAGKLFVSIAKYATRNSIGGPGKASILASGLFGMISGSAAANVASVGVITYPMMKRGGFKPVFSAALLATAGTGGQLIPPVMGASAFIMADMIGISYFKIILCATLPALLYVGSLLWEVHLEASKQEIKPEEIDAKEHLAVIKGYLHLMLPIVALVALIAMGRSLMYSALASTVVLILLCQIKKDTRLSLKEIVDMGVDGTKASVIVALPCALAGIVIGEVVFTGLGLRFSAVIASFSANSLLLALLLSTVMIIIMGMGMPTSAAYIMSAVLLAPAMQNLGVEAIVAHMFIFYFANMSMITPPVAIASYTAAGIAETGLWETGIEAVRLAIILFLIPFIFVYNPALLGLGSIPAIAWVFFTCVMGIMGLGIGVIGYWKGDMGWPMRALFIVAALLLIVPETISDIAGLAILFALIFVQLKRSRAAVQSGS from the coding sequence TTGGAAAAAATACGTAAACATCTGGCCTTTTGGGTATCCCTGTGCTGGCTCGCGGGACAGATATATATCGCCTTTGTGCCGGTTCAGGGAATGGTAATAAAGCCGCTGCACGTTGGTTTTGCGCTGCTGCTGGTATTTCTTCTGAAGCCCTTCATCAAAGAAAAGCCCTTGCTGTCAGCTTTTGTCGACGCGGTCTGTTTTTTGACGACATTCGCGTTTATGGCCCACATCGTGCTCAATTCGGTGCGGATAGTCGAGAGGATTCCGTTCGTCGACGACCTCTTTTATTTTGACAAGTTTTTCGCCCTTGCCCTCGTCATTCTTCTGATGGAGGCTGGGAGACGTTATCTTGGCTGGTCGATGACGATCATCGCCGTAATATTCATGCTCTACAGCTTCTTCGGCAGGAGCCTGCCCGGCATCCTATCCCATCAGGGGGTAGACCTGATCAGCTTTGTGGAGAACCAGGTAATGACCACCGGCGGTATCTTCTCAAGCCCGATCGCGGCATCCGCCGATACGATCTTCTATTTTATGATCTTCGGAGCCTTTCTCGCCGCGACCCCGGCAGGGAAATTATTTGTTTCGATCGCGAAATACGCGACCCGTAATTCTATCGGCGGCCCAGGCAAGGCATCCATCCTCGCCTCCGGCCTCTTCGGTATGATCAGCGGAAGCGCCGCGGCCAACGTCGCCTCCGTCGGTGTCATCACGTATCCGATGATGAAGAGGGGCGGATTCAAGCCTGTATTCAGCGCGGCCCTCCTGGCCACCGCCGGTACGGGCGGACAGCTGATCCCTCCGGTAATGGGAGCCTCGGCCTTTATCATGGCGGACATGATCGGGATATCCTACTTTAAAATCATCCTCTGCGCCACGCTGCCCGCGCTGCTGTATGTCGGCTCGCTTCTCTGGGAGGTTCACCTCGAGGCCAGCAAACAGGAGATCAAGCCGGAAGAGATAGACGCGAAGGAACACCTTGCCGTAATAAAGGGCTATCTGCATCTGATGCTGCCGATTGTCGCGCTGGTGGCGCTCATCGCCATGGGGCGTTCTCTGATGTATTCCGCCCTCGCCTCCACCGTGGTGCTCATACTCCTCTGCCAGATCAAAAAGGATACGCGGCTGTCGCTGAAGGAGATAGTCGATATGGGGGTCGACGGGACTAAGGCTTCGGTGATTGTCGCCCTTCCCTGTGCGCTGGCGGGAATAGTGATCGGTGAGGTCGTATTTACCGGTCTGGGGCTGCGTTTCAGTGCCGTCATCGCCTCCTTCTCAGCCAATAGCCTGCTGCTGGCGCTCCTGCTTTCGACGGTGATGATAATTATCATGGGAATGGGCATGCCGACCAGCGCCGCCTATATCATGAGCGCCGTGCTGCTCGCGCCGGCGATGCAGAATCTCGGCGTGGAGGCGATCGTCGCCCATATGTTCATCTTCTACTTTGCGAACATGTCGATGATCACGCCGCCGGTTGCCATCGCCTCCTATACGGCGGCGGGCATCGCGGAGACTGGGCTGTGGGAGACCGGCATCGAGGCGGTGCGGCTCGCCATAATTCTCTTCCTCATCCCCTTCATCTTCGTCTATAACCCCGCGCTTCTCGGCCTCGGTTCGATCCCGGCCATCGCCTGGGTATTCTTTACCTGCGTCATGGGGATAATGGGGCTGGGTATCGGCGTGATCGGTTACTGGAAGGGCGATATGGGCTGGCCGATGAGGGCGCTGTTCATCGTCGCGGCGCTCCTTCTTATCGTGCCGGAGACGATTTCGGACATCGCGGGACTGGCGATACTCTTCGCGCTGATCTTCGTCCAGCTGAAAAGAAGCAGAGCGGCGGTACAAAGCGGCAGTTAG
- a CDS encoding DUF6917 domain-containing protein, whose protein sequence is MMILKFNRDIFYAKRDAEGEVIVVLDGKRDDRRLKIETHYARSLKKYDIHEVIVTDESDVELGGEVNKIGYICFFEVSQGGHIILGDGLYIAGDLIGRVVGFDDIHMPNHMNIIVQSQDRRSAKERGIMLGDKVSIGFIRGNS, encoded by the coding sequence ATGATGATTTTAAAGTTCAACAGGGATATTTTTTATGCTAAAAGAGACGCCGAGGGCGAGGTGATCGTTGTTCTAGACGGAAAGAGGGACGACAGGAGGCTCAAGATCGAAACGCATTACGCGCGGTCGCTGAAGAAGTATGATATCCATGAGGTGATCGTTACCGACGAGAGCGATGTGGAGCTTGGCGGCGAGGTCAATAAAATAGGTTATATCTGCTTCTTTGAAGTTTCGCAGGGAGGGCATATAATCTTAGGAGACGGTTTATATATAGCCGGCGATCTGATAGGCAGAGTTGTCGGCTTTGACGATATCCATATGCCGAACCATATGAATATCATCGTTCAAAGTCAGGATAGACGCTCTGCCAAGGAACGTGGCATAATGCTGGGGGATAAGGTCTCAATAGGCTTTATCCGCGGAAATAGTTAA
- a CDS encoding L-cysteine desulfidase family protein, whose amino-acid sequence MLTLKEFLRSEVKPALGCTEPGAVALAVARACAELPGRDDIAAVRVTVSSSIYKNGMAVGIPGTKGARGNAIAAAMGAICGDASLGLEVLRNSTLEDVAKAEAWVRDERVSIYCDPDRSGVYVLASVFTPGHKAVCLIENSHSNVVKTVLDNETTYEAERKGSSASGFDDGFPQTLQEALAMADEIDAEDVKFIWDGINMNYKVAEGGFRSPQECSSCGACLQGSKFGLTLLEIDQDCGCNKVPAAMEIRSTCAAAAEARMSGILLPVMSSAGSGNHGITAILPVAVLGRRTGKSVEEIAKAVAVSHIATSFVKHNLGRLSPVCGCSVAAGAGAAAGMTYLMGGSYDQICTAMSLLLANIAGMLCDGAKESCALKVGAAATEAYYAMEWALMGQRLAVPQGVFGETIEETVENVGRISREGMRTVDRVMIEILDKRHRPSSVAF is encoded by the coding sequence TTGCTTACGTTAAAAGAATTTCTTCGCAGCGAGGTAAAACCGGCGCTGGGGTGTACGGAGCCCGGAGCGGTCGCGCTTGCGGTGGCACGCGCCTGCGCGGAACTTCCGGGACGGGATGATATCGCCGCCGTACGTGTGACGGTGAGCTCCAGCATCTATAAGAACGGTATGGCGGTCGGCATTCCCGGTACTAAGGGAGCGCGCGGCAACGCCATCGCCGCGGCGATGGGCGCGATCTGCGGGGATGCCTCGCTTGGTCTGGAGGTGCTTCGCAACAGCACTCTGGAGGATGTGGCGAAGGCCGAGGCCTGGGTGCGCGACGAGCGCGTCTCCATCTACTGCGATCCCGACAGGAGCGGCGTCTATGTGCTCGCCTCCGTATTCACGCCGGGCCACAAGGCGGTCTGTCTCATCGAAAACAGCCATTCTAACGTTGTTAAAACAGTGCTCGACAACGAAACTACATATGAGGCCGAGCGTAAAGGTTCTTCCGCCAGCGGCTTTGACGACGGTTTCCCGCAGACGCTGCAGGAGGCGCTCGCCATGGCCGACGAGATCGACGCCGAGGATGTCAAGTTCATCTGGGACGGCATCAATATGAACTATAAGGTCGCGGAGGGCGGCTTCAGGTCTCCGCAGGAGTGCAGCAGCTGCGGCGCCTGCCTTCAGGGCAGCAAGTTCGGGCTTACGCTGCTTGAGATCGATCAGGACTGTGGCTGCAACAAGGTGCCGGCGGCGATGGAGATCCGCAGCACCTGCGCCGCGGCGGCTGAGGCGAGGATGTCGGGCATCCTGCTCCCCGTCATGAGCAGCGCCGGCAGCGGCAACCACGGGATAACGGCGATCCTTCCCGTTGCGGTGCTCGGCAGGCGCACGGGCAAGAGCGTGGAAGAGATCGCGAAGGCGGTCGCCGTCAGCCATATCGCAACGAGCTTCGTCAAGCACAATCTCGGACGCCTCTCCCCAGTCTGCGGCTGTTCCGTAGCCGCGGGAGCGGGAGCCGCCGCAGGCATGACCTATCTGATGGGCGGCAGCTACGATCAGATATGCACCGCGATGAGCCTTCTGCTGGCGAATATCGCGGGGATGCTCTGCGACGGGGCGAAGGAGAGCTGCGCGCTGAAGGTCGGAGCCGCGGCCACCGAGGCCTATTACGCGATGGAGTGGGCGCTTATGGGACAGCGGCTTGCCGTTCCTCAGGGCGTATTCGGCGAGACGATCGAAGAGACGGTAGAAAATGTCGGGCGCATTTCGCGCGAGGGAATGAGAACTGTCGACCGTGTCATGATCGAGATTCTCGACAAAAGGCACCGGCCGAGTTCGGTAGCATTTTAA
- the ilvA gene encoding threonine ammonia-lyase IlvA → MSDYRPQLHDIQKAKQRISGVVVNTPLMLNIQLSERYGANIWLKREDMQIVRSYKIRGAYNKISSLSQEDLARGVVCASAGNHAQGVALACNKLGIKGTIFMPKPTPKQKINQVKMFGKDNIDIVLTGDTYDDSCSEAVAWCESQNGTFIHPFNDPQIIEGQATLALDILNEAFGGFHYILLPIGGGGLMSGVGSVFKSLSPDTCVVGVESTGTASMKAAFDAGKPVELQQLDTFADGIAVRKAGDITFDICREVVDRLIQVPEGQICTTILSLYNESAIVVEPAGAVSVSALEYIKDDIRGKNVVCVISGSNNDITRMEEIKERSQLHQGLKHYFILRFPQRAGALREFLEHVLGPDDDITHFQYSKKNSRERGPAVVGIELRRAEDFAPLVERMKQHNIVYEYLNDKPDLFQFLI, encoded by the coding sequence ATGTCAGACTACCGGCCTCAGCTCCATGACATCCAGAAAGCAAAGCAGCGCATAAGCGGCGTCGTGGTAAACACGCCGCTTATGCTGAACATCCAGCTCTCCGAACGCTATGGGGCGAATATCTGGCTCAAGCGCGAAGATATGCAGATCGTGCGCTCTTACAAGATCCGCGGTGCCTACAATAAAATATCCAGCCTTTCGCAGGAGGATCTCGCGCGCGGCGTCGTCTGCGCCTCGGCCGGCAACCACGCGCAGGGCGTGGCGCTGGCCTGCAATAAGCTCGGCATCAAAGGCACCATCTTCATGCCGAAGCCGACGCCGAAGCAGAAGATAAACCAGGTGAAGATGTTCGGCAAGGATAATATCGACATCGTGCTGACGGGCGACACCTACGACGATTCATGCAGCGAGGCGGTCGCCTGGTGCGAGTCGCAGAACGGGACCTTTATCCATCCCTTCAACGATCCGCAGATAATAGAGGGACAGGCGACGCTGGCCCTCGACATTCTCAACGAGGCCTTCGGAGGTTTTCACTATATTCTGCTGCCGATCGGCGGCGGCGGTCTGATGTCCGGCGTGGGCAGCGTCTTTAAGAGCCTGAGCCCCGACACCTGCGTCGTCGGCGTGGAATCTACGGGGACGGCCTCGATGAAGGCCGCCTTTGACGCGGGAAAGCCAGTCGAGCTTCAGCAGCTTGACACCTTTGCGGACGGCATCGCGGTACGGAAGGCGGGAGATATTACTTTTGACATCTGCCGTGAGGTGGTCGACCGCCTGATCCAGGTGCCGGAGGGGCAGATATGCACAACGATCCTCTCCCTCTACAACGAGAGCGCGATTGTCGTCGAGCCGGCGGGAGCCGTCTCCGTCTCCGCTCTTGAGTATATAAAGGACGATATTCGCGGCAAGAACGTCGTCTGCGTAATCAGCGGCAGCAACAACGACATCACCCGCATGGAGGAGATAAAGGAGCGTTCCCAGCTGCACCAGGGGCTAAAGCATTATTTTATCCTGCGCTTTCCGCAGCGGGCAGGCGCGCTGAGGGAATTTCTCGAGCATGTGCTTGGACCCGATGACGACATCACGCATTTCCAGTATTCCAAAAAGAATTCGCGTGAACGCGGTCCCGCGGTGGTCGGAATAGAGCTGCGCCGCGCAGAGGATTTCGCGCCGCTCGTCGAACGCATGAAACAGCATAATATCGTCTACGAATATTTGAACGACAAGCCCGACCTGTTCCAATTTCTTATATAG
- the yedE gene encoding YedE family putative selenium transporter — protein MSKNGPAFAGLVLGVIAALLVKFGNPGNMGFCVACFTRDIAGALGLHRAAIVQYLRPEIAGFILGAFASALAFSEYRPRGGSSPMVRFALGFFAMIGALVFLGCPWRAYLRLAGGDWNAIAGIAGLIAGIGIGVWFLYGGFSLGAARPTPKAAGLVMPLLALAILALLFFKPLFGPEGSGPIFFSAKGPGAAHAPILISLGAGLVVGWLAQRTRFCTIGAVRDLIMVRDSHLFKGIAAFILAAFVTNMILGQFKPGFEGQPVAHTMQLWNFLGMVLSGLAFTLAGGCPGRMLIMSGEGDSDAGSFIIGMLVGAAFAHNFSLASSGAGIGAFGAPATIIGLVFCLLVGFGFRNRMA, from the coding sequence ATGTCAAAAAATGGCCCGGCGTTCGCTGGGCTTGTTCTCGGCGTCATCGCGGCGCTGTTGGTAAAGTTTGGTAATCCTGGAAATATGGGCTTCTGCGTCGCCTGCTTCACGCGCGACATCGCGGGGGCGCTTGGCCTGCACCGCGCCGCCATCGTGCAGTATCTGCGTCCCGAAATCGCGGGCTTCATCCTCGGGGCCTTTGCCTCGGCGCTCGCCTTTTCCGAATACAGGCCGCGCGGCGGCTCGTCGCCGATGGTGCGCTTCGCCCTTGGCTTTTTTGCCATGATCGGCGCGCTCGTCTTTCTTGGCTGTCCCTGGCGCGCCTACCTGCGTCTCGCGGGCGGCGACTGGAACGCCATTGCCGGTATCGCGGGACTTATCGCCGGTATCGGTATCGGCGTCTGGTTCCTCTACGGTGGTTTCAGCCTCGGCGCCGCGCGCCCCACGCCGAAGGCGGCGGGACTTGTGATGCCGCTGCTCGCCCTGGCTATCCTCGCGCTGCTCTTCTTCAAACCTTTATTTGGTCCCGAGGGCAGCGGCCCGATATTCTTCTCCGCCAAGGGGCCCGGCGCGGCGCATGCCCCCATCCTCATCTCTCTCGGCGCCGGACTTGTCGTCGGCTGGCTCGCGCAGCGCACGCGCTTCTGCACGATTGGCGCGGTGCGCGACCTGATCATGGTCCGGGACTCGCACCTCTTTAAGGGGATCGCCGCCTTTATTCTCGCGGCCTTTGTGACCAACATGATCCTCGGACAGTTCAAGCCCGGATTTGAGGGACAGCCCGTGGCGCATACCATGCAGCTCTGGAACTTCCTTGGTATGGTCCTCTCCGGACTCGCCTTCACCCTCGCCGGCGGCTGCCCGGGACGGATGCTCATCATGTCTGGTGAGGGAGACTCCGACGCGGGCAGCTTTATTATAGGCATGCTCGTCGGCGCGGCCTTCGCTCACAACTTCTCGCTTGCAAGCTCCGGCGCGGGTATCGGCGCCTTCGGCGCGCCCGCGACGATTATCGGCCTTGTCTTCTGTCTGTTGGTGGGCTTCGGTTTCAGGAATAGAATGGCGTAG
- a CDS encoding sulfurtransferase TusA family protein, producing MEKTIVDARGLSCPQPVIETKRALDKLSAGLVEVLVDTVTSRENVIRFAQHAGWKTEWTETEGGFSVTAAK from the coding sequence ATGGAAAAGACGATCGTAGACGCGCGCGGGCTCTCATGTCCGCAGCCAGTAATAGAGACAAAACGGGCGCTTGACAAGCTGAGCGCCGGTCTTGTGGAGGTACTTGTAGATACCGTGACTTCGCGTGAAAATGTCATCCGCTTCGCGCAGCACGCAGGCTGGAAGACGGAGTGGACGGAGACGGAAGGTGGTTTTTCCGTGACGGCGGCGAAGTGA